A part of Oncorhynchus kisutch isolate 150728-3 linkage group LG2, Okis_V2, whole genome shotgun sequence genomic DNA contains:
- the LOC109866899 gene encoding heterogeneous nuclear ribonucleoprotein A3: MEGHEHREPEQLRKLFIGGLSFETTEESLRIHFEQWGNLTDSVVMRDPNNKRSRGFGFVTYSCVEEVDACMAARPHKVDGRVVEPKRAVSREDSNRPGAHLTVKKIFVGGIKEDTREDHIREYFETYGRIETIDIMEERATGKKRGFCFVSFDDNDTVDKIVAQKYHTINSHNCEVRKALPKQEMEASNQRNRGGGSGNFMGRGGNSGGGNFGQGGYGGGRGGDGYNGYGGEGGNYSGGPGYRGGRGGGYGGGSPGYGNQGGGFGGGYDNYNDRGNFRGNFGGGRGGNYNDFGNYGGPQSSYGPMKGNNFGGRNSGGGPYGGGYGSGGGSGHGYGSQRY, encoded by the exons ATGGAG GGTCATGAACATAGGGAGCCTGAACAGCTCAGGAAGCTGTTCATTGGGGGCCTAAGTTTTGAAACCACTGAGGAAAGTTTAAGGATCCATTTTGAACAATGGGGAAACCTCACAGACAGTGTG GTAATGCGGGACCCAAACAACAAGCGCTCGAGAGGGTTTGGCTTTGTAACATACTCCTGTGTGGAGGAGGTGGATGCCTGCATGGCAGCTCGCCCTCATAAGGTGGACGGACGTGTTGTTGAACCTAAAAGGGCTGTATCGAGAGAG GACTCTAACAGACCGGGTGCCCACCTGACGGTGAAGAAGATATTTGTTGGGGGGATCAAGGAGGACACACGGGAGGACCATATCAGGGAGTACTTTGAGACCTACGGGAGGATCGAGACCATTGACATTATGGAGGAACGCGCAACTGGGAAAAAGAGGGGATTCTGCTTTGTCTCATTTGATGACAATGACACTGTGGATAAAATTGTTG CTCAGAAATACCACACAATAAACAGCCACAATTGCGAAGTCAGAAAAGCCCTCCCAAAACAGGAAATGGAGGCGTCCAATCAGAGGA ATAGGGGTGGTGGCTCTGGAAACTTCATGGGCAGAGGTGGTAACTCTGGTGGTGGCAACTTTGGGCAAG GAGGCTACGGTGGCggaagaggaggggatggatacAATGGATACGGTGGAGAGG GTGGAAACTACAGTGGGGGACCTGGCTACAGAGGTGGACGTGGTGGCGGGTATGGGGGAGGAAGTCCTGGGTATGGTAACCAGGGAGGAGGCTTTGGAGGAGGATATGATAACTACAATGACAGAGGCAACTTTAGAG GGAACTTTGGTGGTGGAAGGGGTGGAAATTACAATGACTTTGGCAACTACGGAGGACCGCAATCTAGCTATGGTCCTATGAAGGGGAACAACTTTGGTGGCAGAAACTCTGGTGGTGGCCCCTATGGAG GTGGCTACGGCTCAGGCGGTGGAAGTGGGCATGGCTACGGCTCACAGCGATATTGA